The DNA sequence ataaaaatataactaGTTTTTAATCAATGCATACATTTACTTACTTATAATTTATTGTTTGAGTATGTGCAAGCATGATGTGTTTACAACAGCAGTACACTCAAGATAACATACATGTggggctcagaggacaacttcatgaggtcagttctctccttctatctttatGAGGGGCTCCAGGCTTTCCccacaagtgcctttatctgctgggCCAGCTCATtcatcctatttatttatttttggggcCAAGTTTCATGTAGGCTACAAGGCCTTAAACTTACTGTATAGCCAAGGTGaccttttgatcctcctgcctccagcctctcatggccatgaaaagcttaggcccaggcaaggtagtcctaggagactaaggcaagaagatctctgagttcaaggtcagcctgagacaaagcaagtcccagatccaggcacatctttaatctgggccacaccttctgctggaggcctacataaggacactggaagaaggaagactcactcttctttgaCTGCTTGCTCTTACTTGCTGGCACATCTGTTGGaccctacttctacagaagacaaGCTGAAAccactagcctcatgggactgagcagctactagattcttggacttcccatccacagctgcccattgttgggttagttggactacagactgtaagtcataacaataaattcccttaatatataaattccataagttctgtgactctagagaaccctgattaggggctggagaggtggctcagcagttaagagcactgactgctattccagaggttctgagttctaatcccagcaaccacatgctggctcacaaccatctgtgatgagatctgatgccctcttcttgtgtgtctgaatacagctacaatttacacacacacacacacacacacacatataaaataaatcttaaataaaaaaaagaaagagaaccctgactaatacaacttGTTCTATggaactgtgaatgaaataaaccctttcctccccaagttgcttttgctcatggtgtttcattatagcaatgGTACCCCTAATCAAGACACAGATATTAGCAATTCTGGTGGGTATGTTCTGTTATCTGGTGATTTCTATCTGCATTTTTCTAGATGTTAAtataattaagattttttttaatcttttttattttttaatatagggTCTCTATATGTagcctggctggtctgaaactcaggaagatctgcctgcttctgtctctctctacttctGGGTTTAAAGACAGCACCATGCCTAATgaactttcttatatttttgagatagattctcatgtagcccaggctggcctcacactcaatctgtagtcaaagatgaccttgaactcttgatcctcccaagtgctgagatggcaggcattcaccaccactcccagctgaAATTAAGCATTATTTAccattggatatttttttataaagtacTTAATTGATTAAGTTTCTAGTCCATTTatttgttggagttttctttctttatgtgtatgggtgtttttaaagttttaggtTGGTTTCTTTTATGTACATAAGTGTTTCAAGCACatcatgtgtactgtgtgtgtgcctggttgCCTGTGAAGGTCAGGAGAGGACACGGacacctctggaactggagttagaaacgGTTGTGCACCATCATGTGGCTTCTACcaactgaacccagaccctcaAAAGACCAACAAGCCTCTCAACCTCCAGCGATCCCTCTAGCCAGTCAGTCTCTCTGTGGGAAGTTTGAATTCAGTCTTCAGGAAGTTCGTTGTTTTCACCAGTGCAGGGAAGGAAGTGAAATCCTGAGTCGCCACACTGGGATTTAGGAGCTAACAGACTATTTTGGCCTTTGTCAGTTGGAGCACTGAAATTGTCGAGATGGTTAGAATGTTGCTGATGAGAAGTCCAGAGCTGGCTTGCCTCTCTTCAGGCCCACCCCCTCTCACATGTACAGTTTTTGGCCTTGCAGTGTTGTGGATTTAACCCAGGTCCTCAcgtgagctacatctccagcctttAGTCCTTTAATGTTTGTGCATACATGAATGGGCGTGTATAAGTCTTAAACTTAGTGGAGTGCCTTGGCCTCAGTCTTTTACCATATCTagctaaatttattcttaaaaattttggtgtgtgtgtgtgtgtgtgtgtgtgtgtgtgtgtgtgtgcctgttacagtgtgtgcccatggaagccagagggatTAGATGGAtgctttggagctggagttattacTGGTTGTGTGTCTCCTgaaggagtgctgggattgtggtgTGCATCATGCATCACCACCACTGGGTTTTGCTACGTATCTTTTGCATTGCTTAGATAATTTGAATgatgtactgttttctttttcgTGATGCTGGGGATAAACCTAGGGCTTCGTGCATGGTACATATGGGCTCTACCACTACAttacttttcctctttccttgagACAGCGTTCACCCTGCTTCTTGCTCCTGCACCAGGCCTGACTGGCTCCCTCCTGGCAGAGACTCAGGTAGAGTCTCTCACAGTTGGTGCATGCCCCATCTACATACCTTCACCCCCATACACCATCTCTACCCTGCCCTGCATGTTCCCAGGATGCCCCCAAAGTCACTGATCTGTTTCCAGGGGAAGGAATGGGATACGACAGCACAGCAGAGAGGTCGAGACAGCTGAGCTCATGCACTGGGGTGCAGCCCTACCTATGCTCTTCTGGAAGTGTGGATGCCTAAAGCCCTTGCGTCAGCCAGGATAGGCAAATTGTTGAATTTCAGGTTCAATGAGTGACTTTGTCTCCTGGGGCTCAGTCGCTAAGagtactgttcttccagaggaactgggttctattcctagcatccacatggcacctcacaacagtctgtaactccagttccaaaagacCCAATGCTCCTCTGACCTGCAGacactgcatacacatgtgctactctgacctctgacctctgcagacactgcagacacagtgctggtctgacctctgacctctgcagacacttCACACACAGGTTGCACAGATACACAGTggagaaaacacataaaattaaaaatataatcaataagATGGAGAATAACTAAGAAACCTGATATCAATGTCTTGCCTTCATATGCATGTTGGGAATGTGTGGTCACACtctcatgcacatgtacatatataaactaacatgcacacacatacactacccTGAGAAAcattcacacaaatataaaaaaataaaaacatgaattaaCCTGAACATGGTGACAAAGAAGGAGGTGTAAAGAGAAAGATCCAGAGTTTAaggccatctttggctacatagtgatttgaaggtcagcctgggctacatgagactcccatcttagaaaaacataaaaagtaagaaagagagcTAAAGAGTTAGCACACCCTGTAAAATGCCCGTAttacaagcataaagacctgagttcaaaccccgcccccagaacccatgtaataAAGGCCAActgcatggtggtacatgcttgtaaatCCAGTGctagagaggaagagacaggagctTGGGGGCCAACAGGTATAGCCTTTttagtgagcttcaggccaatgagagatcctgtgGTGAATGGTATTCCTGAGGATCAAATCAAAGAGTGTATTCTGACCTTAACATTCATTATGtatgtaacacatacacacacacacacacacacacacaccattaattttaagaataactTTAGCTAGATGTAGTAATAGATAAAAGCCAGAGGCCTCTGCTGATTCAAGGCTCACCTTAAGAGGTTTGTCAGGGAAtacctgtctcaacaacaaagaaGAGGGCTGGTGAGCTGGCACAGggggtaaaggctcttgccaccaagctcacctgagttcaatccctggagccTATCTGGGGGAAGGAGAACTAATGCCCATgaattgacctctgacctccatgtgtgtgccatggcatgcacaaacacaaatgtaaaaaatataaatgaagaaaggaagagaagaaatggatgggagggaagagagaaatgcgGTCTGTGGCATTTTGAATTCTTATATTATGAAAATAGTTTTGGCCATTTAGATAACACAGGATTCCCAGAAATACTCAGAATATCCATGATGCTTTTTGAATTATGTTTGTGCAGAGTAGGGGTCAGAAATGTTCTAGGCCATCTAGATAACTAATACCTAGGACTTTCAGCATCTGTCTCAGCTTGTGACCTCCATGTGAGAAAAGCAACAGTAATAATGTTAGCAAGTGTACAGGGCTATcccaataaagctttatttatacaAACAGGTAAAGGCTGGATTTGGCCTACTGGCCCTGATTTGTCCAGCCTTGATTCATAATTGAATAAGCTTCCAAGGCTAGTATTATGAAAGGGAAAGGCTGGCATTATCTAATTCATCCTAGCCAGGCTCTTCCTAGGAGCAAAAGAGATCATTTCTTAGAAAACATCTTGATCTTCTTACTCTTCATTAGAGTCCACATTGCTATGACCAAATTCTGGATAGAGACGATGTTAAgtaggaaagatttattttgcccCAAAGTCTCAGAGACAGTCCATGGCTTCTTGGAGTCATGGTGTTGAGCAGAACATCATGGTAAGAGGAGTATGAGAAAAGAACGACTCTTTTtctcatgggagacagaggcaggggtgcGGCAGTGACATGGAGGGAGTGAGGGAAAATACATGACCCCAAGCACAcagccccagcccctccctccagcCTGTCCACAATTCCACCACCACCCACTAGTCtaagtttgtttttgaaacagtgtctcactgGTTGGCCTgtctggtctccaactcacaaagatcctcctgcctctgcctcctgagtgctaggatcaaaggcatgcaccaccatgcccagcttatccATCCATCGACTAAGCCATTCAGGAGGTAAAAGTTCTCACAGACAAACCCAGAGGCCCACTTTACCAATCCCCTAGTCATCTCTCAGTACAAAGTAGTTGACAGTCAAGGTTAGTCATTGTCGGTCCCACAGTCACCAAAGGGGAACTCCTTCACTGTGCTGGATGAACTCTGCCCTCCCAGAGCTCCACATAAGGCTCAGTACTGTTCTCTTGCACCACAGCCAGATGAatggagggaggcaacagggaaaTCTTCCTCTCCACTCTACCTGCACCTTACCCTGAGAGGGGATGGAAGAAAACTGGACTAGGTTTGCAGGGTGTAGCCATTCCTCTGACTCCCCAACCAGGGCACCCACACACCACTGGCTGTCTGTGCTCCTTAACTTTTGCATACTCTTCCCTGTACATGCTTGCTCCTAGGGAACAATAGCTATTGTTGGAGACATGTTTCAGCTCCTTCTACTGCCTCCAACCGCTCTTACCTACTATGTCCCCACCATAGATGAGTATAGAGCTCCCAGTCAGCAGacactcttcttcctctgctgtggAAACAAAGGGGTTCATTCCTGGTTTGGCTTGGCTTACAGACCCCAGTCTCCGGTGTGGTATTTCTCAAGGGAAGCATTGTCAGGGAGGGTGAGGTCCCAGTCATGCCCTGGGTGTTCTTCTGGTTCCCCTCCCCACAGCCAGCCCCTCTGACTCCTCAGGATGACTGTGCCAGGTGACTGCCCTAGTCAGTGGGAAAAACAGATTCTCTGGTAACAGACTTAGAAACTTGTCCTAATTGGGCAGAGTGGTATAGGCCTATGAGCCCATAATCcttgctgaggcagaaggatttcaagttcaaagccagcctgggctacgcagTGAGCCAtgtcaagaaataaacaaaacaaaacactcttccTGGTGGGACTTGTTCTTTACCTGATCCTCTACCAACTTCATTCTCCTTTCACTCCTCAGAGTCTCCACCACGGTGGTGTTATGTGGTCAGCCCTGAAGGGTTTGCCAAATGAGGCAAAAGCTTGAGTCTAGACAGGGTGGACACTTCAAGCTCCAGATCAAACTCTCCTCAATTACTGGGAGATGCTTTAAGCTATGAACAGATTCTGAGTGCATACCCAAAGCCAGTACCCACCCTGCCCAGAGACAGATCATATGCCACCAACTGGGAAGAAATCATACATGCTCCTTTTTGCCACCCTCCAACTCAACCAGGGGGTGCTGctatttggttttaaaaatagaacaccCAGGCTGGACTTTTATGGTCTTGTGAGGAATGCTGCTCCTGCTCTCCCACACCTGGTCTCTGCCCCTGCTTGGCTGTGTCCAGCTGCTGGATCAACTCTGTACAAGTTCTCAGAGTCCACTAAGAGAAATGTGGGACCAGGCAGATTTATGGGTTTGGCCTTGGCTGAGGCTGTCCACCATGGCTCCCAGCCACAGCCCAGCTGCTCTCCCACAGCCCATGCAGCTGAGGCTGGGAcgttctgtcttctgtctccaccCCAGCTTGCTGAGTCACCCCATCAATCCTCTTTTCCTGGATGACTTAGGGGGTCATCTCTATGGAGGAGCAGGCCTAGTCCTTCCCCACCTGTCTGAGCCTCCACTCAACTCATGAGTACACTGTTGGGACTCTAGTTGTCCTCGGTTGCTGAAATTTGAGAGGATGGCAGTTCCTGCTATGTTTAGACCCTAGGGCCAGCCTGAAACTATAGCTGACCTGGAAAGCCCACCTTAGTGTATGATTTGGCTTCAGTTATTTCTTCAGGGTCAAGGACAAGTGCCACTAAAGCTCTAGGAAACTTTTGGCATCTTGTACCAGgatttgaggcaagcctgggatgTCAATGCCTGTGGAGAGAAGTTGGCCCTGGGAGCTGATATTTAGAAATGTACAGATTATACCAAAACCAATAAAGCACCCATCGCTGATATTACAGAGATCATGCTGAAACCCACCTTGTCTTATATTTCTTTGAGGTGAGGTTACTAAcataccaaagagagagagagattactgcTTATCACCCAATGAGAGTGATGATGCACCAGCTTTATCTTGGGCCATTCAGGGAGATGAAACTGGGAGTATTGCTGTCCTTTACAGGCAGGGCTGTGAGTGACTGTGAGCATTTCTGTCCTTTACAGGAATGGCTGTGAGTGGCTGCCTCTTCGAGGGAATGCAGAGTGGCCTGTGGGATAAAATGATCTAGCCCTAGATAGTTTGGACTAGGTAAATTTCCCTGGATTGTAAGCCATGTAAGTCTGGGGGCTTCATCTGCAAGGCACTGGTGCAGGAAGGCAGTGAGCAGGAGTCCACTGGAGAGACCATATTAAAGAAATCACACTCCATTCTTTAGCTTCCTCTTTGGCTTTGTGACCTGACTCCAGGCATTTTCATACTTACTGCTACCGAAAGCCCTTCAGGAGCCCTGGTATGCCCGTGAGCACCTGGGGCTACTGCTGCCCTTACCCCAGGCAGTATTACCAGAGAATCTCTGTCTTCTTGCTTTCTTGTCTTAAAGAGCCCTAGGGAGGGGGATGTGATGCCCTAACTTGACCTAGAACCATGCCACACTCTGTTTCTCTTTAACTTCCTGTCACTACCGTAGAAGAGCCAAAGGTAAACTCCATCCTGGGTTTTCTTAGAACTCTCTATCATTGATTTCATTACTGCTTCTTCTTGCCTGCTGGGTTGAGAATCAAGGGGGAAGACAGGTAGAATGGACAGAAAACCCAGGTCCTTAAGTGGAGTCACAGTCTAAGAGAATAGGATGATTGATCATGGTGGTCATTTGTTCCCAAGAGCTGGAGAGACTGGAGAGGCGAGGAGACTGTCTGTGGCTacagagacttgagaccccagctCTGCATCCCTGTGTCTTTGGCCAACAGTGATGGCTGTGGTAGAATCGAGGCCAGAGCATCCCAAACCTCCTGCATAGAGACGAGATCGCATGGGCCACTTCTGAAAAGACATAAAATGGGAAGATGATTAACACACCTATTGTGGTCCTGTGTAGTGCAGAACCATTAGGACCTTAAGTCTGGCCTTCCCTGGCATCCCCTGCTTGACGTGTCTCCAAATATCACAGCCTTAAATGGTCTCCCAACTGTCTGACAGAAGCATAGGAGGAGCCCAatgcaggcagagagaaggctTTAAGAGGAGCACAACTTGTTTGGcataagggggtgggggggtagacAGCTGCACTGGGTGAGGGAGTGTCAGAGGTGGTGAAGGGACAGGATGGGGCTCTTCAGCTCACACCCCgccaagagttcaaggtcttCCCACCAGGAGCAAGGGTGGtcttagaaaatgaaagaagagccaggtagtggtggtggcacatgcacacctttaatcccaacactcagtaggcagaggcagcaaatctctgtgagtttgagagcagcctggactacagatctagttccaggacagccagggctacacagagagaaacccacacagagaaactgtctcaaaaagaaagagagagagagagagagagagagagagagagagagagagagagagagagagagagagatatgaaacACTGCAAGGATTACTGTGATCAGAGTTCAGAGTTCATCTCCCTCTTTGTCATTCCCCACTTGGGGGCTcagttcccctccccttctctccattcccctccttTAGCCTGCTCTCTCACCAATGTATTTATTGTTTATCTACTATTCACAAGGGCTTCATTTTACATTGACctacattttacagataaggaaacttgCTCTCTTACCCATGGTCCTGTGCCCAGGGCTACCTTTAGCACTTTAGACCTACCCCATTTAGTCTCAGAGGTTTGCATTTCATCTATATTCTCTAGGGGAAAAAAACTTTTTCAGAAGAACAATATGTAAGAAAAAGAGATGATAAAAGTATCCATCATAAAAATCAGATTGAGGGCTAGAGATGCTGCTGGACTGGTGGGTGCTGACCAGAACGAACAAAGCCCTGGGTCCAATCCCCAGCATAGGGTTAATCAAGTGTGGTGGGCAGGCCTGAATTCCtgaaggtggaggtgggaggaacaGAGGGTCAAGGTTGCCATAAGCTTCATattagtttgaagccagctttgaATATATAACATCTtgcctttggaaaaaaaagttattcCTTTAGAAGGCAAGGTTGTCCTTGCCCCTTCATGATACAGCTCAGTCCTTTGtgtttgctgggttttgtttgtttgtttgttttgttgttgtctctctgtgtatccctggctattctgtaactccctttgtagaccaggctggccttgaactcacagagatctgcctgcctctgcctcctgagtgcctcccacctggctttttttttttccccacgtTAAGAGGAGACTTGCTAAATTGCTAGACAGGCATAGAACTGGCAATCcctctgccttggtttcctgTGTGGTCTACCACACCTAGCTCACAGCATACTCTTTACACAGGTCCCTGTGAGGGAGGCACTTGCTGAGAGCCAGGGGTCTGCAGTCAGAAGCCCAGGCTCAAACAGCATCCAGCCACTTGCCCTTCCTAACCTCCTGTCTCCTCATGGCTAATCTTTCTTTGGCTCCTGCAGTCAAGAAGTAAGAATGCTCTAAAGTGCTCAGCTCAGCCTCTAGCTTGTCCTTCATACCCAAATACAATGGCTGTTACTGCCAAGTGGTTATTGTTCACGTTCCTTTCATTCACGATTATTGTTAATTAtccttttttcattcattttgtacTCCAAAAGACATGGCTGGCTCCTTGCTTGTTCTATCTTGCACATTCTCAAGCCGAGGTTCAGGAAAACCAGGTAAGAGTTTGGCATGGTGTGTGCTGGAAGCACTCCTACCCAGATTGATTGCCTTCCAATCTGATTGCTTCTGCACTCATGGGCTTAGGCAGTTGCTCTCCCTGAGAGCAGACCTCTGCCATAACTGTAGTCCAGAGAGAAGTAAGGCAGTGGCTACACAATGAGGTGAAGCTCTTCAGAGATAGATAACTCCTGGGTTCTGGGCCTCAGACCAGAAAActgctcctctcttcccctgGCACTAAGAATCTCAGTATTTTACTCCTCCTGGAGCAAGCACATTCTCACGCAGGGGCTCCCAGTCATCCCTCCATCCCAAGAGCCAGCCTCCATCCTCCTTCTGAGAGAACCAGAAGAAAATGACCCCAATTCCCATTCTCCTCCCCAAGGTTCCTGACCGAGCCCCTAGACCAGTGACCTACCTTAAGAGGGTGCAAGTAACACAGCCCACGAAGGAAGGGAGGCCAGGCAGGGCCAGGCAACTCATGGCCAAGGGTTCGGGTAAGGTGGGCGATGTAGCTTGTGGCCAGCACGAGCACATCCAACTTGGAAAGCTTGGTGTCAGGTGGCACTGCAGGCAGAGCAGCCTGCAGGGCCAGAAAAGCCTGACGAAGCGTCTTCACCCGAGTTCGTTCCCTTGCTGCATTCTCCGGGCTGGCTTCACTCTGCAGAGAGGACTCATGAGTGCATCCAACACAGATTCCCATCTAACCCTGGCTAGACCTGAaatccctgtgtagcccaggatgaccttgaactcgggaTCCGACAGCTTccccctcctaagtgctgggattgtaggtacataccaccatacctggttgaCCCAGACTTCCAAAGGCCCATTAGTGCCTTGTGCTGGAACTAATGGGCTTCCCTGGGTCTAGGTCATGCCTCATAATACAAATGAAGGAAGGCCTAGGCTGGGACAGATGACTAGAAGGTGGCAACACGGCtcagaaccacattttctttctattattccaTTATCACCTGTTCCACTCCCATGGGAGTGTGGATCCTGCTTATCAGGGTACCCTGGGTGCCACAGGAAGCATAGAGCTTCACCCCTGCTTTGTAGGGCTGACCCTTGACCCAATTAGGTCCTGAGATAAAGAGATTGCCATGGTAAAGAGGGAAGGACTCTGCACCAAGGATCAAAACCCACAGTCCTGGGCTACAGATTTAGATaaattggtagaatgcttgtctagcatgtgagAGGCCCAGGGTTCGATCCCCATCCATCACTGTATAAACTTGTGTGGTAGCACATACTCTTAGCTCTTGAAATGTAGAGgtagaagaatcagaagttccaAGCTCTAGGGTACAGggaaagtttaaggccagcctgggctatgtgaggcTCTAgttcaaaaatacatacatacatacatatat is a window from the Mastomys coucha isolate ucsf_1 unplaced genomic scaffold, UCSF_Mcou_1 pScaffold6, whole genome shotgun sequence genome containing:
- the Tcf23 gene encoding transcription factor 23; the encoded protein is MSQEATDAPAMPGAGHGHNKAKARLLLGTDRKRSRLNRTRQDLWDDTSWSNHRLSRATSAPRGTRTRGTTHGRSEASPENAARERTRVKTLRQAFLALQAALPAVPPDTKLSKLDVLVLATSYIAHLTRTLGHELPGPAWPPFLRGLCYLHPLKKWPMRSRLYAGGLGCSGLDSTTAITVGQRHRDAELGSQVSVATDSLLASPVSPALGNK